GTGGCCGTCCGCGAGGCCTCGGCCAGTCCGGGGACATCGTAGGCCTTTTCAAAGCGGATATGAACGCTTTTTTCACCCGTGCGCTCCATGGTTCCGCAATGTTCCCTGCCTCGCGCCTGCAAAGCGCCGCCGATGCGGGGAACGCTGTGCCCATAGGAATTTGCAAAGACGTTATCGTAGCGTTTTCCGCCGAAATAGCTCGCACTATAAAGGCCACGTCCCGGATCGCAAAGAAACACCCGGCCATCAACGGCGAGGATAAAACTGCCGACGTCATTATGGTTATGCGGCTCGTCGTTATGCCCTGCCTTAATGGCCAGCGCAAACGGCGCCAAGATGAAACGCGCAATGCCGGAAACGGGCATGAAAACGTCTTCAAGCGCCGGCTCGGGCGCGTCGGCGCCGTCCCACCACGCAAGATTGCGCAACGACGAACTCAGACGCCAGTCGGTCATGTCTGACGCAAGCCCCAGCAAGGCGGTCGCGCCGTGCCGTTCCGCAAACCGCGCGGCGAGGAACGGGCGGACCGAGGATCGCTCCTCGGCATCGGCGAAACTGGCATACAGCCCGTTGCCGAGATAGGCCGCAAGCGGATAACGCGCGATGGCCGCCAGCTTCGGATTGGCCATCAGGTCCATGGCGCCCTTGGTCCGTTCCCGCAGCATTTCGGCAAATCCCACGAAATGAATCAGTCCGTAATTCCAGTACCCGATTCCCTCCAGACAGCCGCCGTCCGCCTCGAAGGCATTTGCGATGAACCGATCCAGTTGCGTAATGACCGATGTGATTGCATTTTCGAGTCGTCCGGGGTCGTCCTCCAACAACAGAAAAACCTGGCCGACGGATCCCGCGCAAACACCGGTCCAGTTGTTGCGGCCGCCGCCCCATGAGTATTCACCGGCGTGCTTGAGATACGGATCGCAAATGCGCGCACGTATCTCGTCGCGGACGCGCGCCCGTATCTCGTCGTTCAGGTTTTCGCCCAACAACGACAACACATGGGCGAGTTCGCATCCGGTTTCCGCGGCGAAAAGGTCTATATATCCCTTGCCCTTGGACTCGTGCGCGGGCAACACCCACGTGCTCTCCTCGCAGATGTTCCAGAGCAGATCGCTGACCCGGTTGATGCGTTCCTCAGACGGATCAGCCCATGCGCTTAAAACCGACTGGGTAAGCAGGGTGCGTTTTTCAAAATAGGGCCTCTCATAGGGAAAACGTTCACCCGCCACGCGAAATCGGCGATATAATGTGTACGTCGTTTCGGGAATGGTACGGACGGCATCCGCCGCGCGAGCCCATCGTAGCAGTGCGGCCCCGTGCGAAGTTTCTAACCATTCCCCCGGTGTTTTTGCCGCCAGTTCGGGAAGCAGAACCGGTCCGGCCGCGCCTAATGGCATGCCTAATGGCGAATCAGCCCCTCCTCCATTGGCATCCAAAGTCGTTATCGCCTTTCCATGTTGGCATCCCGCGGATGCAAACGCAATAAACAATACAATAATGCCCTTCGTCATGTGTGTTTTCATGGCGCCACTATAGACGCGGGGACTGCTTGAATCAAGTCATGGAGGTTTCAATATCCACGCAACGGTGCGGCTCCGAATGCCGATTCGGCAGGGCATTTTCGATCGCATTCTGTTTTCATGCTATGAAAATCGTCCCATTATGATGTTGCGTTTTCGATTCCCCTTGACCGCAATAGTATAAAATGGACGCCATTCACCTAGGAAAAATTCGATGGATGAAACGATACAGCGTCATTGTCATGAATTAAACCGCTGCAATCAGCGGGGCGGGCGCATGTTGTCCGTGTTCGATCTGATCGAAGCGCAGACGATCGATCTGGAACTTGCGTCGGGGCTGATGGCGGGCATCACGCGGGGCGCATCGTTCATGGTGGGCGCCCGTCCGGGCGGCGCGGGCAAGACGACGGTCATGTGCGCGTTGCTGAACCTTGTGCCTCCGGATTGCCGGTTGATGGCGGCGACTCCGCCGGCCATCCAGGCGGCTTTGCCGGCCACGCCGGAAGCAAAGGTCTGCTACATTTGCCACGAAATCGGCCCTGGGCCGTATTTTGCCTATTTGTGGGGCGGCGGATTGCGCGCCTATTGCGCGCTTGTGGACAAAGGCCATGTCCGCGCGACCAATCTGCACGCAGACGATCTTGCCGAGGCGCGCGCTCAAGTGTGCAATGAAAACGGCGTACCCGCCGCGCATTTCAACGCCTTTCACTATATCGTTTTTCTGCGTGTTCGTGGTGGTTATCCGGCGACAAGACGCTGGATCGCAAAAGTGTATGAAAGCGACGGCCTGTCGTCGCATCGGCTGGTATATGACGCATCGAAGGGGGGACTTTGCGGGAACTTTTCCGATCCGTCCCGGATCGTCCAGTGCCGGGCATTTCTCGAAAAGACGCACACGTCCGGCGTGCGCACGATTGAAGCGACCCGCGCCGCGTTGATCGCGCACTGGCCCGACTTGGCCTGAACGTCACGGCATCAACTGGATGTCATCAATGGCGACGCGGACGCCCCTGTCGCCACAGGGATCGAAACGGAGCGCGGTAATATTGCCGCGCCAGCGGGGACATGCCTTGAGATCCACGGTATAGAGGTGCATTTGGCCGTCGGCAATGAGCGGAAACGAGGCGCTGGCGGCTTCGCTGGTGGCCGCGCTGCTGATTGACCAGAACAGTTGCGCGCGGGCATCGGGTTTCAGCGCGCCCTCCAGTTGCATGTTGAACGTGGCCTTCGTGAATTGGGCGGCCTTGATTCCATGGGTTTCCACGACGAGGGCGGGATCGTCGTTGGTCGTGTCGAAAAGGAGTTTGCCGTCTTCACAGCGCACATTCGCCACGCCCATCATGGCTTTCCAGCCGGCATCGGGTGTGTCGAAGGTCCACGCGCTGACGGACGGGCGCGCGGGATAGTCGTATGGTCCAAGACCGATATCGGCCGGTCCCACATTGACGGGCCAGAGCCGAGCATTGCCCACGCCGAAGACGCGCCGCACGGCTTCCAGCATGTCGAAACCGAATTCGACGCACGGTTCGATATAACTGCCCTCCCCCCACTCGTTCACCGGGCCTAGCACAACAAGCGGCTTGTTGTTTTCGATGGCAAACGCATGGGCGGATTCCAGGAGTTGCTCGAACAGGAGCGCCGTGCGGCCTTCGATCACGAACGCCTTGTCGCCATGCCACGGACGGGAATCCCAGCCCGTGTCCACGACGGGATAATAGGCCAAGGGTTTGGCTTGCGCGTTTTTCCTATCCCATTCAATCTTCGATCCCCGAACGACATTGAGATACGGCATTCGCTTCAGGGCCATGGCGCGGTCATGATCGCCGCCCCACTCGTGGTACGTCGTAATGCCGGTATATCCCTCATTTTCAAGATTTTTTATGCCGGCCTGCGAAAAATCGTAGCCCATGGCCACGAACGTAATCCCATCGTAACCGGCCGCCCGCGCCATCTCCTGCGATTCGTTCATGGCCTGTTTGACCGCATCGGAACCGCCTAGATCGCGGCGGACATTCGACGGCGCCCAAATGAACACAGCCGGCTTGCCCTCGATGCGGTAATACGCCGGCAGGTTGAAATACCGGTCAATCCATTCTTTTGTTACGGCGCGCCAGTCTTCGGCGGAATGCGTGTTGGGCGGATTATGGTTTGCCCACATGATGGCGACTTTGAGCATGTCGCGGTAACGGGCTTTTCTGTAGGCTTCGAACCAATGCGTGAGACTCTGGCCGCCTTGGCACCAATACCAGTCCACGAGAAAACACGAGATCCCGTTCTCAACGGCCCACTTGATCTGCCAGTCCACGCATTCGGGTTTCGATTCGTCATAATAGCCCAGCGCGGGCTTGCGAATCGGCGCCGTGCGCCGGATGCAATCCCATTTCGCGTCGGAATCCCATCCCGGAAAATAATAGGCGCAGACATCCACGTCGCTCTTGACCGGCACGGGCCGCGGGGGATAGTCGGCCTTGTTCAGAAACATGGACTTGGTAAAATTGAGTTTACCCTCGACGGTCTTGCCCGTGCCGACGCGAAGATACACGCGGTGTTCCATGGCTATCGGGGTCGAAACGGTCCAGAACAACGACGCGGATTCGCCGTACTCCAGCGGCGGCACTTCGCTTTCGGGCGTGGATCCCGGCACGAAACGCAAGTCGGGCGAAACAACCATGCGCGCTGGCGTGGGCTCGCTTTTCGCGGCGCCGATATTGGCTACCCTAGCCAAGATGCGGCAGGGCGTGCTGGTGCGGCTCAAGGCATTTTCAAATCCGAGATAAGTGACGGCCAACTCGGCCGGTCCCCGGGGTTCGCCTACAACGGCGATCGCATCGAGTTTCACCTTGCCTTTCGGCAGCCGGATGCCGATGGCATGAACGCCGTCGCGCCATTCCGGGATTCCCTGCATTTCCACGTTGTAGATGCGCGGTTCGGGACCGCCGCGCACATTGAATTCCGCCGACTGCGGCCCCACCACGCCCTCGGCCCCCCAAAGGATCGCCCCCACTCCGTCCGAATCCGCTTGCAACGTGACCGAAATCCAGCCCTTGTCGTGCACGGCCAGGTTGAGCGGCGGGGAGTAGAGATCAGACGATTTTGGACTTATGGTCCACGGCGTCACATCACCGTTGAAGGTCCATTCGAAGGTGGAATCCGAGGGAGCCGCCCCGCCGCCCCATTCGGCAATTCGAATCTTGTCAATCTCGAAATGCGCGCCATTGTAGAGATCCAGCCGGAGTTGCCGGATGGTCTTTTCCGTCTGCCAGAACGGCGCGATGATGATATCCTGGGTCTGCCCATTGCCTTCCACGTTGAACCGGAGGCTTTTCTCCTGGCTGAATCCCCCGTGCGGTCCAGTTGTTTCGCCTGTCCAGAACAATTCACCCTGGCCATCCTGGTTTGCGATCAGCCGAATCGCCACGTATTGCCACGGCTTGGCCTCGAATTCCAACCCGGATATCGAAAAGAACGGATCCCGGTCAATAGCATCCGCGCAGAGTTTGCCGTTTTCGACGGACACATTCGCCAGATAGGCATTCGCCGTCCAGCCCTGCGCGTCGGTATCGAAGGTCCATTCAGGCAATTCGGCCATGCCTGCCGACACGATTGCACCCGCCAACGCCATCATCCACATTATCACTGCCTCCGTCGTTTCCAACGTTTTACCATGCAACACCAACGTCATTATAACGGCCGGACGCCGGACTTGGAAATCCCCGGTTCCCAGGAATGCGCATCCATGAGATACAATACGCAAAAAAGGCACGGCATCATGAATCGCGATTGGCTGGAAACGGCTCTGCAAAAGGAAACGCTGCTCAAGGATCTGCTCTCGGCCCAAGGAGCAATCGTCGTGGCGTATTCGGGCGGCGTGGATTCGACTTATCTGGCCGACGTTGCGCACGAGACGCTCGGCGATCGCGCACGGTTGGCGCTGGCGGACTCGCCAAGCATCCCGCGCTCGGAATTGGAGGAGGCCCGCGCGCTGGCGGCCGCACGCGGCTGGAATCTTGTCGTCCTGAAGACGGCCGAATTCGACAAGGACGAGTTTCTTCGCAACGACGGCCGCCGCTGTTATGTCTGCAAGGGCGAACTGTTCGAACAAATGAATGTGTTCGCGCGGTCCGAAGGCATTTCCTGCATCGCATACGGTGAAACGGCGGACGATTCCGCCGACGCCACCCGACTGGGCCGGCTGGCCGCCCGTGAACATCGGGCGCTTGCGCCGTTGCAGACGGTCGGACTTGTCAAGGATGAAATTCGCGTGCTCAGCCGTCGGCGCGGGCTGCCCACGTGGAACAAGGCGTCCTTCGCATGTCTGGCATCCCGCGTACCAAAAGGATCACGGATCGACGCCGAATCGCTGGCGCGCATCGAACAGGCGGAAGAGGCGCTCAAGAATCTGGGATTCCACCAGTACCGGGCGCGGCATCACGGGGACCTCTGCCGCATCGAAGTGGACGCCAACGAACTCGCGCGGGCCGTGGATCCCGCCGTTCGCGAAACGATTCTGCGCGAATTGCGCAATGCGGGCTACCGGCACGTCACGCTCGACTTGGCCGGCTACCGAACCGGCAGCACCGCGACGTGAGATTGCACATTCACCGGCTGAGTTCTTTCCCGTCTAAACGGGGTGTTGAAAAAGAGGAGAGCCGCCATGGCGCGAGGCAGCGTGTACGGTCCGGAACGCGCAATATTCACCGAACCACGGTCGGGATTGCGCATCATTCAGTTGACGCATCATTCGACAATCGCGATGAACATGTATTTCGAGATGTGCTCGTTCACGGAAGACGAACGCCATGTCGTTCTGCTGGCGCAGCGAAGCGCGTGCCGCGACGCCCCATGGGATTTGTTACGGGCACGGACGGACGGCAGCGAACTGGTCCAATTGACCGAATGCGACGCCATGGGCGGCGCGGTGATTTGCCCGGCATTGAACGCGGCGCTGTATTTCGCGGACCGTGAAGTACGGAAAGTGGACCTGCTTTCACTGCACGAGACCGTTGTCGCGGAAGCACCGGCCATGCCGTACCCAAACCAGATTTCCTTCGGGGCGGTGGACGAGGCGGGCGCCGTCTATTTTGCGAGCGGCAGGCTCGAATCGGGACGCGGCGCGGTATTTCGCGTCGCAATCGGCTCCGGCCGCTCCGAAGTCGTGTTCGAGGGCGAATGCCAAAATCATCTCCACATCGATCCGCAAGGCAGCACATTGTATTTCGGCGAGAACACCCCCAACGGCTGCGTCCGCTATTTGATCGACGCGAACGGACATCATCTTCGCGAATATGGCTTCGACTGCTTTGCGCATCACACGTGGTTCGGGCGCACCGGCTTGATGCAGGGCTGTCTCCTGCCACCGGGACAGGCGATTGCAACATACCGGGAAGGGGACGACACCTACCGCACGCTGACGCAGGGTCGGTATTACTGGCACTCGTCCGCCAGCCGCGACGCCCAGTGGATTGTAGCGGACACCAACTGGCCACGCGAGGGCATTTTTCTATTGCATGTGCCGTCGGGCACGGTAACCTTTGTTTGCGATCCGTTATCTTCCTGTTCGCATCCGCAATGGACCCATCCGCATCCCAGCCTGTCGCCGTCCCTGAAATTTGTGCTGTTCAACAGCGATCGCACGGGGTTGGGACAGGTCTATCTCGCGGAATTATCGCCGGAATTTATCGAACAGGCCGCGTCCGGCGCCATCCTCAAGCCGGTTGCGCTGGATTCGAATCGGTAGGGAAGGAATGCCGGCCCCTTCCCCTTACGGCCGCAAGGTTTTTTGAAGGTGCTGAACGACCTGCCGGGTTGTCGGCGACTTCTCGATTTCCTTTGCCAGTTTCTGGCAGGCATACAAGACGGTCGTGTGATCCTTGCCGCCGAACGCCTCCCCCACTTCGTTCAACGACAGGCTGGGAATAAGCGTTTTGCACAGGTACATGGCCACCTGACGGGGAAAGGCCACCATCCGCTGGCGGTTGCGCCCGCATAAATCCGCGATGCGCACATCGAAATGATCCGCAACCGCGCGCTGAACCGCCTCGATGGTGATGGGCTTGATCTTTTCTTTTCCAATCAGATCGGCCAGCACGTCTTCGACCATTTCGATGGTAATGCGGCGCCCGGTCAATTTGCTGTAGGCGACGACGGTGATGAGGGCGCCTTCCAGTTCGCGGATGTTGGTCGAAATGTGCATGGCGATGCACTTGAGCACTTCCGCCGGAACGATGACGCTTTCCTCGGCGGCCTTGCTCTGAAGGATGGCGATCCGCGTTTCGATGTCCGGCGCCTGAATGTCGGTAATAAGGCCCCATCCGAAACGCGATATGAGCCGCTCCTCGATGCCCTGGATTTCCTTTGGACTGCGATCGCTCGACAGGACGATCTGCTTGTGCCGTTCGAATAGCGCGTTGAACGTGTGGAAGAATTCCTCCTGCGTCGCTTCCTTGCCCGCGATGAAATGCACATCGTCTATCAGCAGCACATCCGCCTTGCGGTACGTTGCCCGGAATTTCTGTGTCGCTTTTTTGGCAATGCTCGCGATCAACTGGTTGGTGAAGTCCTCCGAGGAAATGAACACGACGTTTGCATTCGGATCGCGCTGCAAGACAGCATGCCCGATGGCCTGCATCAGGTGCGTCTTTCCGAGTCCCGTGCCGCCGTACAAGAAAAGGGGATTGTACGCCCGCGCCGGATTGTCGGCCACGGCCTGCGCCGCCGCGTGCGCAAACCGGTTGCCCGCGCCCACCACGAACCGCTCGAACGTGTAGCGGGGATTGAATCCCCGCACAGGCGGGGAAGCCGGGGCCGGCACATGACGAGGCGCGACCGGTCGCTCTTCCGCCGGCGCCGAGACGGCCTGCCGGGACGGCGAAAAGCGCACCTCGCGGAAATCCGGAATGACTTTCCGAACACTTTCCGTAATCGTGTCGAGATAATGATCCCGAAGCCAGTCCGCAAAAAACTGGCTCGGTACGCTTACCACCAATTCGCCATCGGCATACGATTCGTACCGTGTCTGGGAAAACCAGTTTTTATAGCTGTGTTCGTCAAGTACCTGTTGTAGATAATCCTGCGCCAGTTCCCAAGTGTTCGCCTCTTTCGACGGCATTATCGCTTCCTTCAAAAAGGCCATTTGTGAACAGCCCAATCTTTACGAAACCCCGCCTCGACGCGCAAACTCCCCCGGCAGCCCTACCGGTCGCGTCAAAGCACAAGGTTTTCTTTTACTCTCTCGCGCGCATAAAGTCAAGCATAATTTCTTTCGAGAAAACGCGATCTCCCTGGGCAACGATCATGTCAACATGGTTTTCCACCGATATCGAAAAAGCATCCACAGGTTATCCACACCTTATCCACCAATCCAGTAAAAACGCCGTAAAAAAAAGATGTTTCCATCATCGCTTTCCAGAATGCCTCGACGCGGAGTCACCATGCCGCAAGGAGTCGGTTTTCCACATGAAAGCAATACGGGAAGCCATGAGGCGCACAAAATTGGCCATCAGGCAAGTGTTTTTTACAATCCGCCACCGGCGTGCTGTCGGGTTCTTCGTCCGCATCCGCCGTGCGAAACAAACGGATCGTCGTCTACATCAAGGGAATTCCGTTTCCGCTTCTCGTCGAGAACGATCGCCTCGTGTACCGGGGCGTGCCCGCTACCCGCATGCGGTAACGTTTCGCTCCCCGTCGAAATTCACCACCAACCGTTGTTCGTTGACTTCTTTTCCCCATTGAGTGCCCGGCCGCTGTTCAACGAGGCGGAACCCGTGTTTCTCATACAGATGCCGGGCCGCGTGCAATCCCTCAAACGTCCACAGAAAGACGCGCCGGTGGCCCGCCTCGCGGCAGAAATCCATGGCGGCTCGCATGAGCCGGTTTCCAGCCCCATGACCGCGCAACGCGTCGGACACGATAAAATAACGCAGATGGGCGCCCGCGTCCCCGGCGTGCCGCCCATCAATGGAGATATGGCCCTCGAGGCGTCCGGCAACCCACGCGGTCCAAAATCCGTCCCGCGCCGGATCGTACCGCAGGAGAAACTCCGCGAGGTCCGCGGCCGCCTTGGCCTCGAAAAACACGTCGAATCCCCAATGATCGTGATAATACGCGCCGCAGAGTTCGACGACACGTCCAAGGGCGCCGGGCACATAGCCCCGGCGTATCTCGATTTCGGGATCAGGCATCGAGCACCTTTCGGATGGCGCGCAGGAGTTCCGGGGTCCGGTAGGGTTTCGATATGAGGTTGAACCCTTCCTTGACAACGAAATTGGTGTGCACGGCGTTTTCGCTGTACCCGCTGCTGAAAAGAAAACGGACGCTCGGGGATTTTTTCTTGATGCGTTCCATGACTTCCCTGCCGCCGAGTTTCGGCATCATCACATCCAGCAGCGCCAGATGAATTTGGCCGTCATGTTCCTCGAAGATGCGCAGCGCCTCCTCGCCGTCGCATGCCGTCAGCACGGTATAACCCGCATTGCGCAGCAGGCGCGCGACGAGTCCCCGCACCATTTCCTCGTCTTCGGCCATCAGAATGGTTTCGGACCCGCCGACGGCGCGCGGTTCAATTTTGCTTCCGACCGCTTCGGCGGGGCGATCGACGATCGGAATATAGATCTTGAACGTGGTGCCCTTCCCTGGTTCGCTGTACACATGGATAAGGCCGTTGTGATGCTTGACGATGCCGTAGACCGTGGCCAGGCCAAGGCCCGTGCCATGCCCCACGGCTTTCGTGGTGAAGAACGGCTCGAAAATATTCCCCAAGGTCTCGTCGTCCATGCCGTGGCCCGTGTCGTTCACGCTGAGCAGGACATACCGGCCTTCCACAGCCCATGGATGGCTCTTGCGGTAATCCTGGCCGATGGTCACGTTTTCCGTTTCGATGGTCAGCATGCCGCCGCCGGGCATAGCGTCGCGCGCATTGACGCACAGGTTCATCAGCACCTGCTCGAATTGCCCCTTGTCCACGCATACGGTTCCGAGACGTTCACCGCGCAGGAAACGAAGATCAATATGTTCACCAATGATCCGGCGGATCATCTTGAGCATCGGCTGGATCAACTCGTTCAGGTCCACGTTCACGGGCTGAATGACATGGCGCCGGCTGAACGCCAGCAGTTGGCGGGTCAATTCGGCGGCGCGCTCCGCGGCCCTATGTACCTCGTCAAGATCCTGCCGCGTGGCGGATCCCGGTTCGCTGCCCGCCCGCAGGATGTCCAGATGGCCTAGAATGACTTGAAGCAGGTTGTTGAAATCGTGCGCGATTCCGCCCGCCAACTGTCCCACCGCCTCCATTTTCTGGGCCTGCCGCAACTGGGTTTCAAGCCGGGCCTTTTCTTCTTCCGCGCGTTTGCGTGCGGTAATGTCGTCGAAGGTGACGTAAAAAGTCCCGCGTTCCACGCTGTACGCGGACACGGAAAAATGGCGTTCCAATGCCGGCACCATCGTTTCGAACCGTTCCGGTACGCCGCTCCCGGCCACCCGGCCGTAAATTTCGAACAACTCGGGATTCGATTCGCGAATGCCAGGGATTACCTCGGAAATGGGTTTGCCGATCACATCCGTGAGGCCGGTCATCTCTTCAAAAGCTTTGTTTACGTTTAGATGAACATAATCCACCGGGCGTCCGTTTTCGTCGTAGATCATTCGACAGTGCGCGAACCCTTCGATCAAATTGTCGAATAAGGAACGATAACGGTTCTCACTGGCGCGAAAGGCATCCTGCGCCGCCCGCTCCCCGGTCTGATCCCTGAAAACCAACACGACGCCCAAAACCGCCCCGGACTCGTTGCGTATGGGCGCGCCGCTGTCGGCGATCGGATATTCCCTGCCGTCTTTCGACAGGAGCAGCGTGTGGTTGGCAAGGCCCACAACCGCGCCTTCCCGAAGCACGCGCACCACGGGATTTTCGACGGTGGCGCGGGTATCCTCGTTCACGATGCAAAACACTTCGTCGAGCGGTTTCCCGCGC
The window above is part of the Candidatus Hydrogenedentota bacterium genome. Proteins encoded here:
- a CDS encoding GNAT family N-acetyltransferase — its product is MPDPEIEIRRGYVPGALGRVVELCGAYYHDHWGFDVFFEAKAAADLAEFLLRYDPARDGFWTAWVAGRLEGHISIDGRHAGDAGAHLRYFIVSDALRGHGAGNRLMRAAMDFCREAGHRRVFLWTFEGLHAARHLYEKHGFRLVEQRPGTQWGKEVNEQRLVVNFDGERNVTACG
- the dnaA gene encoding chromosomal replication initiator protein DnaA, encoding MPSKEANTWELAQDYLQQVLDEHSYKNWFSQTRYESYADGELVVSVPSQFFADWLRDHYLDTITESVRKVIPDFREVRFSPSRQAVSAPAEERPVAPRHVPAPASPPVRGFNPRYTFERFVVGAGNRFAHAAAQAVADNPARAYNPLFLYGGTGLGKTHLMQAIGHAVLQRDPNANVVFISSEDFTNQLIASIAKKATQKFRATYRKADVLLIDDVHFIAGKEATQEEFFHTFNALFERHKQIVLSSDRSPKEIQGIEERLISRFGWGLITDIQAPDIETRIAILQSKAAEESVIVPAEVLKCIAMHISTNIRELEGALITVVAYSKLTGRRITIEMVEDVLADLIGKEKIKPITIEAVQRAVADHFDVRIADLCGRNRQRMVAFPRQVAMYLCKTLIPSLSLNEVGEAFGGKDHTTVLYACQKLAKEIEKSPTTRQVVQHLQKTLRP
- a CDS encoding glycoside hydrolase family 99-like domain-containing protein, coding for MWMMALAGAIVSAGMAELPEWTFDTDAQGWTANAYLANVSVENGKLCADAIDRDPFFSISGLEFEAKPWQYVAIRLIANQDGQGELFWTGETTGPHGGFSQEKSLRFNVEGNGQTQDIIIAPFWQTEKTIRQLRLDLYNGAHFEIDKIRIAEWGGGAAPSDSTFEWTFNGDVTPWTISPKSSDLYSPPLNLAVHDKGWISVTLQADSDGVGAILWGAEGVVGPQSAEFNVRGGPEPRIYNVEMQGIPEWRDGVHAIGIRLPKGKVKLDAIAVVGEPRGPAELAVTYLGFENALSRTSTPCRILARVANIGAAKSEPTPARMVVSPDLRFVPGSTPESEVPPLEYGESASLFWTVSTPIAMEHRVYLRVGTGKTVEGKLNFTKSMFLNKADYPPRPVPVKSDVDVCAYYFPGWDSDAKWDCIRRTAPIRKPALGYYDESKPECVDWQIKWAVENGISCFLVDWYWCQGGQSLTHWFEAYRKARYRDMLKVAIMWANHNPPNTHSAEDWRAVTKEWIDRYFNLPAYYRIEGKPAVFIWAPSNVRRDLGGSDAVKQAMNESQEMARAAGYDGITFVAMGYDFSQAGIKNLENEGYTGITTYHEWGGDHDRAMALKRMPYLNVVRGSKIEWDRKNAQAKPLAYYPVVDTGWDSRPWHGDKAFVIEGRTALLFEQLLESAHAFAIENNKPLVVLGPVNEWGEGSYIEPCVEFGFDMLEAVRRVFGVGNARLWPVNVGPADIGLGPYDYPARPSVSAWTFDTPDAGWKAMMGVANVRCEDGKLLFDTTNDDPALVVETHGIKAAQFTKATFNMQLEGALKPDARAQLFWSISSAATSEAASASFPLIADGQMHLYTVDLKACPRWRGNITALRFDPCGDRGVRVAIDDIQLMP
- a CDS encoding heparinase II/III family protein encodes the protein MPLGAAGPVLLPELAAKTPGEWLETSHGAALLRWARAADAVRTIPETTYTLYRRFRVAGERFPYERPYFEKRTLLTQSVLSAWADPSEERINRVSDLLWNICEESTWVLPAHESKGKGYIDLFAAETGCELAHVLSLLGENLNDEIRARVRDEIRARICDPYLKHAGEYSWGGGRNNWTGVCAGSVGQVFLLLEDDPGRLENAITSVITQLDRFIANAFEADGGCLEGIGYWNYGLIHFVGFAEMLRERTKGAMDLMANPKLAAIARYPLAAYLGNGLYASFADAEERSSVRPFLAARFAERHGATALLGLASDMTDWRLSSSLRNLAWWDGADAPEPALEDVFMPVSGIARFILAPFALAIKAGHNDEPHNHNDVGSFILAVDGRVFLCDPGRGLYSASYFGGKRYDNVFANSYGHSVPRIGGALQARGREHCGTMERTGEKSVHIRFEKAYDVPGLAEASRTAT
- the larE gene encoding ATP-dependent sacrificial sulfur transferase LarE encodes the protein MNRDWLETALQKETLLKDLLSAQGAIVVAYSGGVDSTYLADVAHETLGDRARLALADSPSIPRSELEEARALAAARGWNLVVLKTAEFDKDEFLRNDGRRCYVCKGELFEQMNVFARSEGISCIAYGETADDSADATRLGRLAAREHRALAPLQTVGLVKDEIRVLSRRRGLPTWNKASFACLASRVPKGSRIDAESLARIEQAEEALKNLGFHQYRARHHGDLCRIEVDANELARAVDPAVRETILRELRNAGYRHVTLDLAGYRTGSTAT
- a CDS encoding PAS domain S-box protein, which codes for MNKTFQTRLSWRNQAAWFAAAALGLVIAGFAYYRLEVNSLRQERYEDIKSIADLKAGQIQRWRRERLADAGRTVKSPLLSKAVSDWLRDPENPAFRNALQGRLDLEHDVGVYGDAVLFAPDGRVLLSASKQADVPGEEVQQNIQAAISRRDAVLSDFFRCSDGRICLDATAPVFDADGHPLAVLALRSYADDLLYPLIQSWPTPSRSAETLLVRAEGDHVLFLNELRHRKNTALAFRIPLSRKDVPAVQVILGKQGMFEGRDYRGERVLADLRAIPGTPWFMVAKVDRSEIMAEAGYRAGITALFVFLLILLAAEAAFYSYRNRQADLYRRLYETERRQREAEEEFRTTLYSIGDAVITTDTVGRVRNMNPVAERLTGWPESDARGKPLDEVFCIVNEDTRATVENPVVRVLREGAVVGLANHTLLLSKDGREYPIADSGAPIRNESGAVLGVVLVFRDQTGERAAQDAFRASENRYRSLFDNLIEGFAHCRMIYDENGRPVDYVHLNVNKAFEEMTGLTDVIGKPISEVIPGIRESNPELFEIYGRVAGSGVPERFETMVPALERHFSVSAYSVERGTFYVTFDDITARKRAEEEKARLETQLRQAQKMEAVGQLAGGIAHDFNNLLQVILGHLDILRAGSEPGSATRQDLDEVHRAAERAAELTRQLLAFSRRHVIQPVNVDLNELIQPMLKMIRRIIGEHIDLRFLRGERLGTVCVDKGQFEQVLMNLCVNARDAMPGGGMLTIETENVTIGQDYRKSHPWAVEGRYVLLSVNDTGHGMDDETLGNIFEPFFTTKAVGHGTGLGLATVYGIVKHHNGLIHVYSEPGKGTTFKIYIPIVDRPAEAVGSKIEPRAVGGSETILMAEDEEMVRGLVARLLRNAGYTVLTACDGEEALRIFEEHDGQIHLALLDVMMPKLGGREVMERIKKKSPSVRFLFSSGYSENAVHTNFVVKEGFNLISKPYRTPELLRAIRKVLDA